One Candidatus Chazhemtobacterium aquaticus genomic window, GTTTATTCTCCGCTTTACCAATCTTGACCAAAACCCTCCTGCTCTTAACTGGGATGAGGTCAGTCATGGCTACAACGCCTTCTCTATCCTAAAAACCGGTAAGGATGAGTGGGGTGTTGCCTTCCCCTTAATTTTCCGTGCCTTTGGTGATTACAAACTCCCTTTATACATCTACCTCACTGTTATTCCAGTCGCCCTCTTTGGCCTTAACGCCATTTCAGTAAGGTTAGTCTCGGTCCTAGCTGGCACCCTGGCTATTCCCGGCATCTACTTGCTTACCCGTCAGCTTTTTCCCAAGGTAGCTTTAAATTTTAAATTCAAAAAGCGATCTGTTTCTTTGTCATTACCTTTTCTTGCAGCTTTCTTTTTAAGCTTACTTCCTTGGCACCTCTTTATATCCCGCCCTGCTCTTGAAGCCAATCTAGGCCTGACTCTTTTCCTCTTTGCCGTTTACTTCCTGCTTAAATTCAAAGACAATCCCAAGCATTTACTCATCTCCTCCATCTTTTTCTCTCTCACTCTTCACACCTACAACACCTACCGAGTCTTGACCCCTCTCTTTCTCTTTCTCTACTTCCTACCTAAAGTTAAACCCTCATCTATCAAGCGTTTCTTAAATAAACAACAACCTCGCCTGCTTTGGTTGTCACTAGCCGTATTTTTTCTTTCCTTCTCTCTAGTTATTTCCCAGACTCTTAGTGGCACTGGCACTGCCCGTTACCAGAAACTAGCTATCCTCAATGACCAGACAGTTTTCCAGATAGGGGAGGCTCGTCAAAACAGCTCTCTGCCGCCAGTGTTGGCTCGACTTCGTCACAACCGTCCTCTTTTCTTTGTAGAGCAGTTTGCCCACAACTATCTTAACTACTTCACTCCCCAGTTCCTCTATCAATCCAACGGAGCCCAGACCCAGTTCGCTATTCCTTACAAGAATCTGCTTACCCTTAATCTAACCATCTTGGCTGTATTGGGTTTCTTTGTCGTAATTAAACATATTAAGAACTCTTCCCATCGTCTGGTTTTACTTCTACTCGCCTTAAGTCCGGCCGCCGCTGCCATTACTGCCAGTCCGCCGCAGGCCCTGCGTCCTACTCCATTAATCATTCCCCTGACCTTGTTAGCCGCTCTTGGATTCTTTGTAGTAGTCAATCTTTTTTCCTCTCGCAACTGGGCCAAGTCAGCCGTTGCCTTTATTCTGCTTGTCAGTTTCATGTCCTCATCCTTTAGCTATCTCTCTACCTACTGGAACTCATATCGATTTGAGTACTCCACCTCCTGGCAATATGGTCATCAACAGCTTTTCGAGTATCTTGGGAAAAATCAGGATCAGTACGACCGCATTTTCATCACCAAGTATCACGGTGAGCCCCACATCTTTTATGCTTTCTTTATGAAGCTTAACCCTCATCTGCTTCAGCC contains:
- a CDS encoding ArnT family glycosyltransferase produces the protein MKLKNKSLLALLILTLLGFILRFTNLDQNPPALNWDEVSHGYNAFSILKTGKDEWGVAFPLIFRAFGDYKLPLYIYLTVIPVALFGLNAISVRLVSVLAGTLAIPGIYLLTRQLFPKVALNFKFKKRSVSLSLPFLAAFFLSLLPWHLFISRPALEANLGLTLFLFAVYFLLKFKDNPKHLLISSIFFSLTLHTYNTYRVLTPLFLFLYFLPKVKPSSIKRFLNKQQPRLLWLSLAVFFLSFSLVISQTLSGTGTARYQKLAILNDQTVFQIGEARQNSSLPPVLARLRHNRPLFFVEQFAHNYLNYFTPQFLYQSNGAQTQFAIPYKNLLTLNLTILAVLGFFVVIKHIKNSSHRLVLLLLALSPAAAAITASPPQALRPTPLIIPLTLLAALGFFVVVNLFSSRNWAKSAVAFILLVSFMSSSFSYLSTYWNSYRFEYSTSWQYGHQQLFEYLGKNQDQYDRIFITKYHGEPHIFYAFFMKLNPHLLQPGGDSLRFKQSDWYWTDRIGKVYFVNDWDIPYFSPAPAIPLESGDLIPTSNALLITSVEHLPSNTEIVELIEDLSGNIAFVVARFK